Below is a genomic region from Panulirus ornatus isolate Po-2019 chromosome 63, ASM3632096v1, whole genome shotgun sequence.
AAGAAGGTAATACTATGGTAGGAGCCGTTCACAGTTACCAACATTCTTAGCGTTTAAATGATGCACTTTTATCATGGCCTCtctaaccctcctcccctcagacCCAAAAGTACAAAAAAACTTGTGAAAATGTTACTAATAGTGAGTGGCTTTCTGGTGTCCATTGTTTGAGAACAAAGTCACCTTTTAGAAAACTTGTTCATCAAAAaatgaacgaaaaaaagaaatgaaaattcaaaGCTGTGGACGGCCGCCCTACACTGTGATCCGTGACTCACCCCCAACCCCTATCCCCAACCCCTTCCACCAACCTACTGCCTCCCATCTGCTGTTGGTTTTATCTTACATCATTGATACCATGACGGAGGTATTCTGGGCAGATCCTCACACCACTCCCTCACCGCAGGTCTCAAGTCAGGTAGCCACAGCACAGATGTGTTCCCTCACTCTACTTTCGTCACCCGTATAGTGTGCCTCCAAGATGTTGCTCCACTGGAGACGTGTGTAATCACTATTTGTACTTTACAgatttatattttataattacCGTTAGACCAATTTATACGAAAGTCTTGGTGTTAcgtaggacctttctaaaggctgcactacttccagtagctggatAATGTTAGACTACTttcagtgagaagttctttgacagcTCTCACTGATGCAACCCTGGCAAAGACATCTTCTCAAACGTGGTGTAACCTCTTGGATAATCACTTACCTGCAAATTTTGTAGAAGTTTTGTAAAGCATTCTTACATGCAGACAGTTTAATGTATCCATTTCTATTGTTTATTTATTGTCTCTAAGTCTTGTCGTTTTTCGATAATCAAACCTTCAAGGTcatgtcagggaggacagaagtaAAAGAGTTTTTATTAAAATCTTTTATTAAAATGTTACTACTGATACAGAAATCCAGTCTAATCTACTCGTTACAAGCTTAAAAAGATGACAGATCTACCAAGTACAATGACACCACATCTACAGATACTcttttatatctatattatactACATAAAAAACATGATTGCTTTTACTACTAAAATATTTGAAGATTTATTTTCTGTAACTATTTAGGAGTGACTACTTAAAGCTGTTATAGTTTGTATATGTAGAAAAATTCATGCACAAAtagtttatacatttttttttttttaccaaatctaCGTACAGGAATTGCTAGTGTAGCAAGTGATTCAGATAAGTTTGAATCTGGTAGACGATATAGTCATTAGGAAGAATGTAATAAGCATATTGGAAACTAAGATGCAGTTAGAAGCAATTTAACATAATCATAATTCTAACCACGCTTGATTTATGTGAACTATGAATGTTATAAATACTACTCATGATAAATGGAAAATGTGgaacctaaagaaaaaaaaataggttgatATTTACTTATGCTATCCTTAGGTAGATATATAATTTTATGTCAAGCTAATGTTATACCATTTACAAATAATATATTAGTGTCTTTATATAAGTGAAAAGTGTAAAAGCCAAATGTTTGTGGCCCCTCATTTACATGATGTCCACATTAGGCGAAAATATGAAATAAGGAAGGCTAACTACATTAATTTGATGCCAACTAAATATAGCAAATTGATTTAGGAAAGAAGAGAattaggaaaaaaaggaaagaaaatctgtgagaaatatatatgtgcTATCCATGCTCAGTCCACAACTAACAACCTTGGCTAAACTCTCGTGAAAATGTTTGACGACTTTTTGTCACGTTGATGGAAATGGAGAGATGAGTGCAATAGAAGGGAAGCTTTTCTTCAAGGACAGAGAAGGCCAGGAGGTCACATGAGGTCAGTTGGTGGGAATGGAGCCAGGTCATAGAAGGCGGTTGCCGAGGTCACGAGTCAACTGGAGTGGGTCAAGGTTCAGACGTTAACCCCTTACCTGACCTTGCCTCTGGGATAACACTACGGTGGTGAAGGAGTCCTTAGGTGGCGGTGCTGGAGGACCGAAGAACATGGAGGATGGTGGCGGTGCCGGAGGACTGAAGAACATGGAGAATGGTGGTTCCGCTGGGGGAAGGATCGAGGATCCTTTAGGGATAGCTGGAGGTCCTACCACGCCTGGTGGAGGTGGCGCTGGCGACCTCACGTTGACAGGGAGAACCGGAGAAAGATCTAGAGGAGGCCCTGTGGGTTTGCTGAGTTCTTCCAGTATGGAATGGTGGCGTTGGAAGGCCACGTTAACCCTCTGCTGGTTGTCGAAGAGGATCTCCTGCAGGATGTAGAGCTGCGTGCCGTCCTTGAAGCTGGTAGCGTGGATCATAGGCACGTCGTTAACGAACATCTGGCCTGTGAGGAGAAAGGTTAATGTATCGTCTTTGTGTTGGGTTTATATCAAGGGTCTTTCCAACTAAAACTCATAGTAATCTGTTCTATATCTCTTTTTCATGTTTCCGTTGTAGGAAAATATCGTATACAAGCAAAGCTTCACTACACGAAAACTCATTCTTATAAGTTTATATATGATGTCTTCTATTTATGATTGTCCAAGTACAGTTATACATCATTCAGTCGCCTTTGATAGCAGAGACAGAGGAATGGAACTCTATCAGGACTTCGAGATGCCGAGGAGACAAAGTAGATTTCTACCAGAAGTATATCTCATATTATCATTGGTGACGCAGGCGTAGATCAGATATGGGACCAGAACTATTCTAGAACACCTCACGATAGTTAAAGGAAAAACCCATCCGTGGGGAGGTGTCCACATGCATGAATGAGTGACAACCTGGTCAGAACCCACCACTGAGAGGACCAACTTAAAGATCCGCTTGGGTCTCACTCCTGAAAAccaagaataagaaaatgaaagtgGTAGAATTTACTCATGGTGGTTATAACTTATTAATGACCTGGACAGTTAATAAACCTAAATCCCAATTAACCAACCAACTAATCATTTCCGCTGTACCCAGAGCAGGATGCACTCTCGGTGTCCATCTTCACTTAAACCTTCATGTATCGAAGACTCGGAACCTGACCTTGAAAACCTACTCAGCAATATTTTGTTTAGTAAGCAATGCCCTCACCACTTGCGTATGTTTGTCAACCCAGGGAAGGCTAACAAGCAAAGTAGTACAAAGGATGTTCAGAAGATGTGGTTGCACTAACGTGTGGTTAGTTGGTTATTTTGGGCTTTTTCCTGTCAACCGTCAGGACTAACAAGGCCAACATCATCGTGGTATAACCACCAATCGTAAAATCCACACACGTTCttaaggtgttgaggataatgcTAAGACCACAGTGTACATGGCCCATGTGTCTTTTACTCACCCTTTACGTCCTTCCTGAAGGTGACCTTCTTGTTAGAGAGGGTGACATGTGTTACTCCGCCCCTTTTGGTCAGGTCAGCGTCCGTGGGCTTCACGGGCTCCGACACCATGTGGTCCAGCAGGTACTGTTGCCGTAGAGCCACCAGGGGTTGAGTGTCACCGTAGAGCGGATCGGGAGCGTCCTGAGGAACCAGGTCCCTCCGTGCATTCAGCCCCGGTGCCAGGATGGTCTTAGCCCCTGCTGTGGGTAGTGACAAGGAAGGAGAAACTGATTACACGGCAAAGGGAATGATTAGAAAAGAAGGAGGATGATTAGATGGCAAGGGGGATGATTCGAAGGAAAAATTAAGGTCATGAGACGTCAGAGGAGAAGCTAAATGGAAAACAAGTGACGATATGGAAAACTATAAATGATTTGATGATGATCGAAGGCATTTGGTGAcgatgagacgtgtggtggtgagggatgacaaCAGGACGGAGTGCAAGATTTAATGATAAGATGTGAACCCTAGTCTAACCTCCTAACAACTACCATACTAAACACCTGCCATAGTAAACAACCACCGTAGTAAACACCTACCATAGTAAACAACCACTGTAGTAAACACCTACCATAGTAAACAACCACCGTACTAAACACCTGCTACAGTAAACAAACACCGTACTAAACACCTATTATAGTAAACAACCATCGTAGTAAACACCTACCACAGTAAACAACCACCGTAGTAAACACCTACCATAGTAAATAGAAAAAGCACGAATAAGCTCGCAACCATCTAGGAATCAATCCCATTTCTCTGAATTACTTTACTGTCTTTAGTGATGATTATACCGACACTTGCACAGGACTGCAAGGATATTGCATTTCCCATCGTCCGTATGTATGTTAGTCTGTTGGTAACTTCTCTGTGGCATTTCTCGTCGACCAAACTTCTCTTCACCCTTTGCgcagcacgactgtgcgacccttgagtgtggtcGCCTGCCCTTTGACGTAGCCCTTTAAGGTCAGGTAAAGAGCCAAACCATCATGCCCAAGGAgtgtatcgttgtcctcaagcaGTTACATACTCTGTGTGATAATCGTCAACGGAATTTCGTTTCATGATAGGGCACGACGTGTTCAGGGGACGTGCATaacaagatcccccccccccacaccaccaccaccaccacaaaaaaaagatTACTATCAGCCGATTTAAAGTCCTATCGTTGACTGTGGCTTCATATCATCACTCTGGCTAACACATCCTAACGAACAATGTTTCACCAGTATCACCTTAACCAGGGATACGCGAGGCTCACTGGTGCGAGTAACGCCTCCTGTGGTGTCCGGTGACACCCACGTTAACATGATGGGAAAATAGTCCGATGACAGTGGTGGCATGACGAACATAAAAGGTTCTTCCTTTCTGATATAAGCAGAGGATCTCTCACATGCGACAGACGACgggttttattatattattaatgtTTGCGACGTGGATATAAATGAGTTTATGGTTATTGTTTTCTATTTTGCAGCTGTTTATTGATAAATCCAgccgtttgtttgtttgtttgtttttcgccACAATAACATTCACCCTTATGAGGCTTAAGCGATAAAATGGTTCATCGAATCACTCTTAAATAAACTCCTGCTCAGCCAAGTGTTTGGCCTTCAACACCTTATTTAGATTGTCTCTCCCAGGCAATGTATTGCCACTCCTCCATCACTTTAAACTACAACATAATCATTGTGGAAAGACGAGCTCGGGTTATCACAATCAGGTTTACAATGAAGTCAGAGTGTTTGACGATTCGTATCTCGGGTGAACAATGATAatgagttgtggttttggtgcagtgaGGACTCAGCGAACGAGCGAGAGTACAAAACATAGAGCGATATATATAATGCAGATTTGAACACAAAGAACACTGGGGAAACAAGTGAGACGATCAGTGATATTAACATAAAAATGCAATAACACATTAACATTAAAACAATGCCATGAGGACAGTCATGTATCCAGCCTGTTCGCCATCCAGTCTTTCAACCTATCCGCTTGACTATCCAGTGATTACTGAGCAAGTTAAACAAGCAATCAACTAATTTGCCAACCTGTCAGCAAGCCCATTAGTTGATTGGTTCCAGTTAGTTACGTGATCTGAAACAGTTGATTAACTAGAAGCGAACACTCCAGACAGTCGTCtggcgggctctctctctctctctctctctctctctctctctctctctctctctctctctctctctctctctctctctctctctctctctctctctctcctcggcatCTCTGGTCAAGGCCCTGCGTTGTTTGCACAAAGATATACAGTGATCTGGAGTGTTTAGGATTAGCTTAGGTTTTGCTGGTGTGAGAGTCGCTTAGAACTagtctgtccttccacctccttctacAACCACCTTACTACATCTATACgtattttgattatctttttctgTTTAGTTAAACCTTTTCAGAATTTTGACTTTGCTTAAAGTGTCATCATAAGCGTCATTCGTCATGCTGAACAAGAGTATGGGTTCCAAAAGTAATGATTCAGTTAAATGGTCAAATAATTACGTTCACAGATTGTCTATTTAGTCATGATATCTTCTCTGCAAAATTTTTAAGATATATTGATATTAAGGGTCATAAAGACCCTTATCAATTTATTCACCCAGTAGAAATAAAATATTCTTTGGCCAAAAGAAAAAATCTCGTAATACATTACCTTTTggcttttttttatatgtttgtgGTTTTCATTTCCTTGGAAATCTTATCGTTGATGATATCCGTCATGTCTAACAAGGATCTTGGATCTAAAAATCATAACGTCACTTATATAGTCTTGTTGCAAAGCATCAGAATAATTGCGTGTTAATAAATCTCATAATTAATTGCAACATGTCCCTCCCTGGTactgtttttctgaatattttcttaatttCACAGGTAACATAGCCTTTCTCTAACGtatttttaaattttgaaacaGCTTTTTGGCGAAGAAAAATTTTAAttgtcctgatttttttttttttttttttttgaggggggtgaGATTTGATTTTGtttcatcatgatgaacaaagATCTTGGGTCTGAAAGGTATTATTCAGCTATAGTCACGTTATGGAGCCTTTAAGTAATAACGATtcagtcaaaaaaaaatttttttttttcttatttagttCAGAATCTCATCATAGATGTTACTCATCATGCTAACTAAGGACCTGGAGTCTAATATTTATGACACAGAACTGTCTTCTCATCGAGCCTTGGCATAATTCCATGTAGTCATGAATCTTACAACAAGTCGTGACCTGCCCTTCctgggtaccgtgtgtgtgtgtgtgtgtgtgtgtgtgtgtgtgtgtgtggagattc
It encodes:
- the LOC139746065 gene encoding uncharacterized protein yields the protein MSVLRHLVTMGVISAMAVAQLLFNKIPPIPEEIKRIADGEGRSFVNLWEYALDTDGQGHGPVIRTNVAGAKTILAPGLNARRDLVPQDAPDPLYGDTQPLVALRQQYLLDHMVSEPVKPTDADLTKRGGVTHVTLSNKKVTFRKDVKGQMFVNDVPMIHATSFKDGTQLYILQEILFDNQQRVNVAFQRHHSILEELSKPTGPPLDLSPVLPVNVRSPAPPPPGVVGPPAIPKGSSILPPAEPPFSMFFSPPAPPPSSMFFGPPAPPPKDSFTTVVLSQRQGQVRG